Genomic window (Armatimonadota bacterium):
TCAAAAGGGTCAAGAGGAACGCGACTTTGACTGTGCTCATAGCATCATGGACGCCGGGCGTCCGATCGGTTCAATCGTGCACACGATCGGGAACGTTCCCAGTTTAGGCCCTTTTTCAAGAGTTTACTAATGTACCGCTCCGGCCGTCCGGGCCGTTCAGGCTTCTCTCCGGTAACCTCGCGCCTTGACCCCGCAAGAGCAACAGGAGAGCGGGCCGCGATCCGCGGTCAGGGGTCGACACGAGTTCGCAAAAGGCTACAAGGACACGTGGCTCTGGAATTTCGGGTTCTCGTCGTACTGGTTCGCGACGGCGTACAAGTGGTTCATCTTGCTCCTGGTCGTCATTCCGAGCCAGGTCAGCGCGATCGTTCCGGGCGGTGAGAAGAACAGCACCTGGGGACTGGTCTACGGAGCGGGCGCCATTTGGGCCGTCGTCGGTCCGGCCCTTTTCGGCGGCTGGAGCGACCGGTTCGACTCGAGGTGGGGCCACCGCCAACCGTTCATCGCGGCCGGGGCCCTGATCACGGTCGTCGGCCTGGCGTTCATGAACGCGTCGACGACGATCCTGATGCTCGTCATCGGTTACTTCCTCCTGCAACTCGGCGAGGACGTCGGGCAAGGCCCCTATGCCGCGATGATGCCGGAGGTCGTGCCGCCCGAACGCGCCGGCCGGGCCAGCGCGATCATGAACCTGCTCCAATCGGGTGCGCGCCTTGTTTCAGGCATCGTCTATACGGTCCTCAAGACCACGGGATTGGTCTACCTCGCGGTCGGTATCGTCCAGCTCGTGGGCGCCGGCCTGACGCTGTACACCGTGCGAGACGTCCGTAGGGCGACGCCCGTGTCCCAATTGCCACAAGAGCCCTTCGTCGTGCGCTGGCTCGCCGTTTGGAAAAGCCCGGACTTCCGGTGGGTCTGGTTCACACGGTTCATGAGCACGCTCGGGTTCACGATGATCTCGACTTATGTCCTCTTCTACTTGGAGGACATGTTCCACGACTACCATGTGTTCCATTGGGATCTGGGGAGCCCGAAAATGACAGCCGTCGTGATCGCGATGATGCTCTCGTTCTTCGGGATGGTCGGCTCTGTCATCGCCTCCCGGCTCGCCGACAGTTGGGGGCGCAAACCGCTGATCTACATCTCGGGTGTCGTGATCTTCTGCGTCCTTGCGCCGTTCGCGGTGGTCCGCGACATCACGACCATCGTCCTCTTGACCGTCCCGTTCGGGATCGCCTTCGGAATGTACGTCTCCGCCGATTGGGCCCTCGCGACCGACGTCCTGCCGGACAAGCGGGAGTCGGGCACCCAAATGGGCGTCTGGTCGATGAGCGTCACTTCCGTCCAACTCGTCGCCGGCCCGGTCGGGCTCTTGATCGATGCGGGGAACAGGATCCAAATGGGTCTCGGTTATCGGGCCATGATCTGGGCGGCGGGCATCATCTTCGTCGCCAGCACGTTCCTGATCCGAATGGTCAAGTCCAGCCGCTAGGCAGCCTCGGGGCCGCACGACCGTCAACCGGTATCCTACGGCCTCCCATGAACTTCCCCCAGCGTACGGTCTGGTGTGGTGAGGCCCGCTCGTCGCACGTCGGTCAAGAGGTCACCGTCAACGGTTGGGCGCACCGCGTCCGCGACCTTGGAGGGTTGCTTTTCATCGATCTTCGGGACCGGACGGGGCTCCTGCAACTTATGATCGACCCCGAAGTCCATGGAAAGGTCGATGTCCGCCCCGAAACGTGTATGAGCGTCACTGGGAAGATCGAACGCCGCGACCCCGCGAACGTGAACCCTAAGCTCCCGACCGGAGAGGTCGAGATGATCGTGACGTCCTTCGCCGTCCTGAACGAGTGCGCCGTGCTTCCGTTCCCGGTCAGCGACGAGGACCAGATGTCCAAAGTGAACGAAGAGCTAAGGGCCAAGTACCGTTACCTCGACCTGCGCCGCCCGGCCATGCACCGTAAACTCGCGGTCCGGGCCGGGGCTGTCCGAAGGCTGCGGGCGTACCTGGACCAACGAGGTTTCATCGAGACCGAGACCCCGATCTTCACGAAGTCGACGCCCGAGGGCGCGCGTGACTACCTCGTTCCCTACAGGCTCGAACCGGGCAAGTTCTACGCCCTGCCCCAGTCCCCTCAACAGTACAAGCAGCTCTTGATGGTCGCCGGAATCGAGCGTTACTACCAAATCGCCAAGTGCTTCCGCGACGAAGCCCAACGCGCCGACCGGCAGCCCGAATTCACACAACTCGATATCGAAATGTCCTATGTCTCCCAAGAGGACGTCCTCCAATTGGTGGAAGGGATGACGCTCTCGGTCATCAACGAGGTCATCGAGGAGTTCGGGCTCGAAAAGGACCCGGTCGCGCCGTTCAGCCGGATGACCTATGACGAGTCGATGCGGCTGTACGGGAACGATAAGCCCGACCTTCGGTTCGACCTCCGGCTCTTCGACGTGTCCGGACTCGTCAAAGAATGCGGCTTCGGGGTCTTCAAGAACGCGGTCGCTTCAGGTGGCTCCGTCCGCGGCGTCCTCTACCCGGGCGGTGCCAGACTCAGCCGGAAGGACGTCTCCGAACTCGAGGAGTTCTGCAAAGGCTTCGGAGCCAAAGGCATGGCCTCGCTCTATGTCGAAGGCGAAGCCCACGAAGGTTCTGTCGACCTTGGCGGCGGACTCTTCGCACGGGGCGCCGTCGCGAAGTTCCTGACCCCGGAGGAGACCAGGGCCCTGATCACCGCCGGAGCGGCGGGTCCGGGCGACCTTCTGTGCTTTGTCGCCGACTCATGGTCGGTCACGTGCGAAGCCTTGTCCAGGCTCCGGGTCTTGATCGGCGATCGGTGCGGGCTGAGGGACAAGAGGAAACTTGCGTTCGCGTTCGTCTTGGACTTCCCTCTCGTCGACTGGAACGAAGACGAACAACGGTGGGACCCGACGCACCATCCGTTCACGTCTCCCAAGGCCGAAGACATGCAGTATCTCGATTCCGACCCAGGGCGGATCCGTGCCGACTGCTATGACGTGGTCTGCAACGGCGTCGAATGGGCCTCCGGTTCGATCCGGATCCACCGACCCGACGTCCAGGCCAAGGTCTTCAAGCTGATCGGTGTCTCCGACGAAGAGCAGCAATCCCGGTTCGGCCACATTCTGGAGGCCTTCACGTTCGGCGCCCCACCACACGGTGGGATAGCACCCGGAATCGATCGGATGGTCATGTTCCTCACCGACGACGAAAACATACGTGAGGTCATCGCCTTCCCCAAACTGGGCGGAGGTTACGACCCCCTGATGGACGCCCCCTCCGAGATCAGCGCGCAACAGTGGGACGAAATGGGGCTGGACGTCCGGCCGGTACCGAAGAAGTAGTCAGAACAACGTCGTCGGTGGGACCGGTTCGATCAGTTCCGGACCCTCGATCCTCGGATTGCCGACCGCCTTTCCGACGGGGACCATCGTCATGTCTTCGGCAGGATAGGCGTCGAGCAACGGGGACACTTCGGCCGGACGGAGGCTGTGGTCCAACCACAAGGCGTACTCGTCCCTGGAAAGGATGACCGGCATCCTCTCATGGACCTCGCTCACCAGACGGTTCGCTGCCGTCGTGACGATCGTACAAGTCCTGAGGAAGCCGTCCGGCGTCTCCCAGTCTTCCCAAAGGCCCGCGAACGCGAACGGACGCTGCCGGCACGAAAGGTAGTACGGTTGCTTCGCGCCGCTCGGGCCTTTCCACTCGTAGAACCCGTCAGCAGGAATCAGGCAACGGCGGTACTTGAAGGCGCCCCGGAACGAGGGTTTTTCCGCAAGCGTCTCGGCCTTGGCGTTGATCAGTTTCGTCCCGATGGTGGGATCCTTCGCCCATCCGGGGACCAGACCCCACTGGAACACCGTGAACTCTCGTCCGGTCGCACCCATGATCACGCCTGGAACGACCTGGGTCGGGGCAATGTTGTACCGCGGCGTCAGGTCCGGGACCGCGACCACCCCGAAGTCGTCGCTGAACGCTTTACCGCTGAAAAAGACGTACCGTGCGCACATCGGTCAGACCGCTCCCCGCCCGTCGCGACGCGAAACGTAGTGTTCCAGTTCGTGGCCGTAGAAGGCCTCCGTCGTCCCGGTCCGGACGAGCCCCAAACGTTCCGCGACCCGCGCCGACTTCTTGTTCGCTCGGAACAGCACCGCATGGATCTCGTCCAGGCACAGTTCGTCGAACCCGTAGTCCAAGACCCTCTTCGCCGCTTCTGTCGCATACCCTCGACCCCAAGAACCCCTTGCCAGGTGCCAGCCGATTTCGATCTCGTGTACCGGTGGGGGCACGACGACTTCGGACGGATCGGCCAAGGCTTCGCGGAACGCTGACCATGCCTCAAGGTCTTCCGACCGTGGAAGCGGTTTGAGGAGGACGCAACCGATGACCCGGCCCGTCTCCTTAGATTCCGTCGCAAAGCTCCCAAGACCCTGACCAAGGCATCTGTACGAGGCGACGATCTTGCCGAGAAGGGTGCGCTGGGTCTCCACGGACTCCTCGACCGTCCCCGTCAGGAACTCGACGACGATCGGGTCGCCGTACATGGCATAGGCGTCCTCGGCATCGTCCGGCGACCATGCCCTGACGATCAAGCGTTCTGTCTCGAACCGGATGTCCGGATAACTGCGCACCGGACGGAGTCTAGCCCGTTCAAAGGCTCCACGGCTTCGATTCGCCCGCTTCCCGACCGTTCGGCAGGAGGTGTAAGGAACCCAACTTCAGGATGCGGACCGGTGCCGGGGCCACGGCCGTGGAACGGACGTCGAACACGCCGTCCGCAGCGCGGAACCGGACGACCGACCCGATCCCGAAGTCTTCGCCTTCCTGCCCTGCGAACGAACACACCAGACCCTCGTATTCTTGCGCTCGGACATGGACGAGTTTCTGGGCATGGGCATGGTCGAGCCATCGGGCGACCTCCTTCGGTGACGGCTCAAGGTCGCCGACGATCATCAAGACGGGGCCGAGGTGCTCGGCCCATCCGTCCCACCCTTCAAGGTCGATCCGGCGTCCCGAACCCAACCGTGCCCCGTCGACTTGGACCGACGCGACGTCGACCGCGTGTTCGACCGAATGATCGGCCATCTCGATCCATCGGGCACGCCTTTGAGCCTCGCAGACCATCTGGGGCAAAGCCGGGGGACAGACGACCGTTTCGGCACCGATCGGCCATCCCAACGCCTCCAATCCGCTTCCAAGAGGAACCAAGATGCGTTCCGGCCGCAGAATTCGACACACGGCCATCGCAAACTGACGGGCCAACGGGGTCTCACGTGGACATGGCAGTTCGACGATGGCGTCCGGTAGTGCCGAAGTCAGCGAAACCGCCGCTTCCATCGTTCGGACCGGTTGCCGGACCGGATCCAAAGAACCGATGAACGACCAGGCGGGCCGACCGTCGACGATCGCCACAGCCCGGCAAGCGGGCCCGTGGTCGGCCGAGAGTGGGTCGAGGCACACGAGCCCCGAGCCCCCGTCGTGCTCCCACTCGCGCCAGCTCCATGCCGGACTCCCGATGAGGACCGTGCGGCCCATGGATCAGTTTTTCGCCGAGGCCGCTTTGGACGTCGCGCTCGGACGCGCCCTGACTTTGGCCCACGACCGCAGGGCAGAAATGTCTTCGGCCATGGTCCGGCTCAAGGGGACTTGCGTTTTCGCCTCTTCGCTCAAGTCGGCGGTCGACAGCTCCCGGCCTTCATCGAAAGCACGGTTCAAAGCGCCGATGACGACCTGCTCGATCTCGGCCCCGCTGAACCCTTCTGTCTGCTTGGCCAAGTCTGCGACTTTGAACTTCTTGGGGTCACGTTTACGCTTCGACAGGTGGATGTTGAAGATCTGCTTACGGTCGTCGGATTCGGGCAGGTCGAGGAAGAAGATCTCGTCGAAGCGCCCCTTTCGGAGCAGTTCGGGGGGCAGGGCCGAAACGTCGTTGGCCGTCGCGACGATGAAGACCGGTTTCGTCTTCTCCTGCATCCACGTCAAAAACGTCGAGAAGACACGTGCGGTCGTCCCACCGTCGCTGATCCCGCTCCCGCTCATCCCCGCAAACCCCTTCTCCAGTTCGTCGATCCACAAGATGCACGGCGCGAGGCTCTCCGCGATCCGGATCGCCCGCCGCATGTTGTCTTCGCTTTGACCGACCAGGCTTCCGAACACACGGCCGACGTCCATCTTCAGCATGGGAAGCCCGTAAGCCGCCGAGATCGCCTTAGCGACCAGCGACTTTCCGCAACCCTGCACTCCGATCAAAAGGACGCCCTTCGGATACGGGATTCCGAATTCTCGCGCAGCGTCGGTGAAGCTCTTTTCCCTTCGTTCCAACCATTGCTTCAGCAGGTCGAGACCACCGACGTCGCCGAGGTCGTTCTCGGCCGGATAGAACTGCAACATTCCCGTCTTCCGGACGATCTGCTTTTTCTCTTCGAGAATCTGGTCGACGCACAACTGGCGCTTCTCCACCAGACTCCGGGCTAGGGCCGACTCGATCTCGTCATGGGTCAGGCCTTGTGCCGACCGGACGATGGCTTCCTCCTCGTCAGGCGAAAGTTTTACGTTGACCGAAGGGTCCGTCACGCTGGTCGCCACCGTCGCGACCTGGGCCTTGATCGCGTCCTGGTCCGGCAAAGGGAACTCCAAGACGCTGACGTCCTTCTCGAGTTCGACGGGCAACGTCATGGTCGGCGCCAGGATGAACAGCGTCCTCTTCTCTCCTCGCCTCAATTGTGCCGCGACGTCCCGAAGCAGTCGGACGACGTCCGAGCTCTTCATGTAGGCGTGAAAGTCCTTCAGCAAGAACATGGTGCCTTCCGGCGCTTCGAGCACGAGGGCTAACGCTTCGATCTCGCCCGGAAGCGTCGTCTTCGGCGGAGCGGAACCGCCACCCGAGAGGACAGCTCGGTTGACTTTGGGCTTCATACCCTGTGTCTTGCTCCAAGTGTGCAGGTTGCGCCCGAGCTTCTTCGCCACCTCTTGAAGCGCCGCTTCGACCCTGCCCTCTTCCCATGAGACGATGTACACGATCGGATACTTGGCGCGGATCAAAACCTCGATCTCGTGAAGTGCGTCCATATTGTGGCTCGATGCTACCCGTGAGGGCCTTGGCCTCCCTTACGCGGCCACAGGCCGTGCGATGCACGGTCCCAGAACTTTCGGGGCGGGCAAAAAAGGTCGAGGCCCTTGGACGATCGTCCAAGGGCCCCGCGTCCGTAACGGACGGTCGTGGTCAGCCGGTGACCTTGAGGAGCGNNNNNNNNNNNNNNNNNNNNNNNNNNNNNNNNNNNNNNNNNNNNNNNNNNNNNNNNNNNNNNNNNNNNNNNNNNNNNNNNNNNNNNNNNNNNNNNNNNNNNNNNNNNNNNNNNNNNNNNNNNNNNNNNNNNNNNNNNNNNNNNNNNNNNNNNNNNNNNNNNNNNNNNNNNGGTCGTGGCTCAACAGGAGCTGGATCTTGAAGGTCCCGCTGTGGACCATCTTGGCCGTCACGGCCCAGTCGATCGCGGTCGGGGCCGTCTTGGTCGTGGTGTAGTCGAACCGGACCCGGACGATCGGCGATGTCGCCGAAGTCACGACGAACTTGCAGACGCGCCAGGACACGCCGTCGACGGCAGCGGTGTCGCCGAAACCGCCAGTATTGGACTTGCCGATGTTCACGGCGCCGTTCACCGGAGCGAGCGTTTCAGACGTCGAAGCGGGCCCCACGTTGAGATTGTCGTAGCACACTACGTTGCCGTTCGTGCTACCGCCCGCAAAGAAGCGGACGGCTGTCGCTTGCGGTTGCGCCAACACGTTGTTCGCACCGCCCGAGAGGTACCAGTCGGTCGGATTGAACGTCGTCTTTGCGCCGCCCGTCGTCAAGTCTTGGATCGAGACTTCCGTCACCTGGTTGGTCGCAAAGTCCCACGTGGTGCTACAGCGGTACCAGTGGTTCGTCGGCAAGTTCTGCCATGCGGCGCCGGCGCTGAAGAACGTGGTAAAGCCGCCGCTCACGCCCCCTGCAGGGGCTACGCCGTAGTCGAACGTGAACACGGTCGGGTTGTTGAAGTCCGGCCAGTGATAGAGCGTTTGGAAGTAGTTCGCCGTCGTCGAAGGCTGCAACGAGAAGCTTCCGAGATTGTCGGTCGACGGCGGCGTGCCGTTGAACAGAGGACAGAAGTCATACGTCACAGACCACTTGCCGCCCGTGAAGGTGGTGTCGTGTTGTGACCGGGACACGATCTGGCTCGTGTACGTCGTGTCAGCCTTGTTCGCGAGAAACTGGTCGCCGCCGAACGGGTTCAGCGGAACGCTGAGCGCGTTTCCGGCCGCGACGTAGACGAAGCCAGGCGCAGAACCCGTCACAGGGATGTACCACCCCTGCTGGCCCGTGACGTCGACGCCGGACGTACTGCCCGAATATCCTTCACCAGCTTCGAAGCCGGTGGAGAACTGTGCGTTCGCGCCCGCCACCAGGAAAAGGCAGGCGATCGAAAGATAGGTTTTCATGGTCTCTCCTAGCTCCGTTCCCGGAGCTCGGATTCAGTATAAGTCACATGTCAGAAAAACGGGCACGAGCTCTTAAGTGGCCACTTGGAACGATCGGAAAGCACCAGCGGCCAGAATCCTCAGCGTCGTCGCTAGATGGGGCGCAAGGGGTCTCAGGTTCGCTTGCCCGCGGGTTGCGGTGCCTGACGATGTGAGGACAAAAAGTGTTCGGATTTGTGCAAAGTTCGACTGCAACCCCGTACAAATACGAGCACAGGGGCCGGAGGCACTTCACCTCCGGCCCCTGGCCTCAAACTTTGGAGCGGGAAAAGAGATTCGAACTCTCGACCCTCTCGTTGGCAACGAGATGCTCTACCACTGAGCTATTCCCGCCCGCTCTTGTTCCTATTATGGCCGAAACGGCCGCGATCATCAAGACTTGGGACCCCCGTCCGGCCCAGATCGACGGGGCCGACGCATACTTGAACCTGTGACGTCCGACCTCTTGAACCTGACTGTGCCCATCGTCCAGGAGGCCGGCAAGTTGGCCCGGTCCCTTCGGGACACGATGGAAGTCCGGCTCAAACAGGACGGTTCGCTCGTCTCCGACGCCGATACCCTTGTTGAAACCCGGTTGCGTGAGCAACTCGCGCCCCTCGTGCCTGGAGCCACGACCTGGGGCGAAGAAATGGGGTTCGAAG
Coding sequences:
- a CDS encoding MFS transporter translates to MTPQEQQESGPRSAVRGRHEFAKGYKDTWLWNFGFSSYWFATAYKWFILLLVVIPSQVSAIVPGGEKNSTWGLVYGAGAIWAVVGPALFGGWSDRFDSRWGHRQPFIAAGALITVVGLAFMNASTTILMLVIGYFLLQLGEDVGQGPYAAMMPEVVPPERAGRASAIMNLLQSGARLVSGIVYTVLKTTGLVYLAVGIVQLVGAGLTLYTVRDVRRATPVSQLPQEPFVVRWLAVWKSPDFRWVWFTRFMSTLGFTMISTYVLFYLEDMFHDYHVFHWDLGSPKMTAVVIAMMLSFFGMVGSVIASRLADSWGRKPLIYISGVVIFCVLAPFAVVRDITTIVLLTVPFGIAFGMYVSADWALATDVLPDKRESGTQMGVWSMSVTSVQLVAGPVGLLIDAGNRIQMGLGYRAMIWAAGIIFVASTFLIRMVKSSR
- the aspS gene encoding aspartate--tRNA ligase translates to MNFPQRTVWCGEARSSHVGQEVTVNGWAHRVRDLGGLLFIDLRDRTGLLQLMIDPEVHGKVDVRPETCMSVTGKIERRDPANVNPKLPTGEVEMIVTSFAVLNECAVLPFPVSDEDQMSKVNEELRAKYRYLDLRRPAMHRKLAVRAGAVRRLRAYLDQRGFIETETPIFTKSTPEGARDYLVPYRLEPGKFYALPQSPQQYKQLLMVAGIERYYQIAKCFRDEAQRADRQPEFTQLDIEMSYVSQEDVLQLVEGMTLSVINEVIEEFGLEKDPVAPFSRMTYDESMRLYGNDKPDLRFDLRLFDVSGLVKECGFGVFKNAVASGGSVRGVLYPGGARLSRKDVSELEEFCKGFGAKGMASLYVEGEAHEGSVDLGGGLFARGAVAKFLTPEETRALITAGAAGPGDLLCFVADSWSVTCEALSRLRVLIGDRCGLRDKRKLAFAFVLDFPLVDWNEDEQRWDPTHHPFTSPKAEDMQYLDSDPGRIRADCYDVVCNGVEWASGSIRIHRPDVQAKVFKLIGVSDEEQQSRFGHILEAFTFGAPPHGGIAPGIDRMVMFLTDDENIREVIAFPKLGGGYDPLMDAPSEISAQQWDEMGLDVRPVPKK
- a CDS encoding SOS response-associated peptidase, producing the protein MCARYVFFSGKAFSDDFGVVAVPDLTPRYNIAPTQVVPGVIMGATGREFTVFQWGLVPGWAKDPTIGTKLINAKAETLAEKPSFRGAFKYRRCLIPADGFYEWKGPSGAKQPYYLSCRQRPFAFAGLWEDWETPDGFLRTCTIVTTAANRLVSEVHERMPVILSRDEYALWLDHSLRPAEVSPLLDAYPAEDMTMVPVGKAVGNPRIEGPELIEPVPPTTLF
- a CDS encoding GNAT family N-acetyltransferase, which produces MRSYPDIRFETERLIVRAWSPDDAEDAYAMYGDPIVVEFLTGTVEESVETQRTLLGKIVASYRCLGQGLGSFATESKETGRVIGCVLLKPLPRSEDLEAWSAFREALADPSEVVVPPPVHEIEIGWHLARGSWGRGYATEAAKRVLDYGFDELCLDEIHAVLFRANKKSARVAERLGLVRTGTTEAFYGHELEHYVSRRDGRGAV
- a CDS encoding AAA family ATPase, with protein sequence MDALHEIEVLIRAKYPIVYIVSWEEGRVEAALQEVAKKLGRNLHTWSKTQGMKPKVNRAVLSGGGSAPPKTTLPGEIEALALVLEAPEGTMFLLKDFHAYMKSSDVVRLLRDVAAQLRRGEKRTLFILAPTMTLPVELEKDVSVLEFPLPDQDAIKAQVATVATSVTDPSVNVKLSPDEEEAIVRSAQGLTHDEIESALARSLVEKRQLCVDQILEEKKQIVRKTGMLQFYPAENDLGDVGGLDLLKQWLERREKSFTDAAREFGIPYPKGVLLIGVQGCGKSLVAKAISAAYGLPMLKMDVGRVFGSLVGQSEDNMRRAIRIAESLAPCILWIDELEKGFAGMSGSGISDGGTTARVFSTFLTWMQEKTKPVFIVATANDVSALPPELLRKGRFDEIFFLDLPESDDRKQIFNIHLSKRKRDPKKFKVADLAKQTEGFSGAEIEQVVIGALNRAFDEGRELSTADLSEEAKTQVPLSRTMAEDISALRSWAKVRARPSATSKAASAKN